AACCTGGTGACGGCACGCAATGCTTACAGGCAGAATATCATTACACTCAAACAATTGCTGCAACTGAATTCCTCTGTGAACTTTGATGTGGTGGTGCCGGATACCTTGTACATGAATCCAGTGATCACACCATTACCTGATGCTGCTGCAAGAGCGCTGTCTATCAGGCCTGAAGTGATGGCAGATTCGCTCAATATCATGGCGGCAGAACTGGAACTGGAAAAATCGAAAGCAGGACGAAGACCTTTGATCTCACTGAGTGGCGCACTCTCCACCGGTTATTCAGACAACCGCGATGAAGCCTATTTCCCGCAACTGAACAATAACTTTTTCCAGCGCGCAGGTTTGTCTATGTCCATTCCCATCTTCCAGAACCGTATCAACAAAACGAATATAGAACTATCGAAGATCCAGATAGAGCAGGCAAAGCTGACATTACTCGGCACCAAAACCACGCTGGACCAGGCTGTTGAGCAGGCCTATATCGCATTGCTGAATGCGCGCAACCAGTACAGTGTGGCGGAACTGCAATTGCGGGTAAGCCAGCAAACGCTTGACATCACCAATGAACAATTGAAATTGGGAGCCGTGAATATGGTGGATCTGCTCACTCAGAAGAACCTGTATGTGCAGGCATTGCAGAATTACATTCAGGCCAGGTACAGCGCCATCCTGAATCACAAAGTGTATGATTTCTATACCGGTGTTCCGGTAAGCTTATAGTATTGGCAACAGAAAACAGTACGTATGAAAAAATGGAAATGGCTGATCATCCTGCTGGTCCTGGCATTGGTTGCCGGGGCAGTATGGTTCTGGAAGTTCAGGAAGAAAGAAGAAAAACTGATGCTGGAAACAGAACTGCCGCAATATGGAACAGTGGCTATCAGTATTACGGCTACCGGAACCATCCAACCGGTAGATACAGTATCGGTAGGCACCCAGGTGTCGGGTACTATCGCGCAGGTATATGCGGATTTCAATTCGGCAGTGAAAAAAGGACAACTGCTGGCGCAGCTGGACAAGATCCTGCTGCAGGCCCAGGTTCAACAGTTCAGCGGTTCATTGCAACAGGCGAAGAGCAATCTTGTTTATCAGCAGAGCAATTACAATCGTCAGAAACAATTGCTGGATGTGGGCGCCATCTCCCGTGCAGAATATGAAACAGCCCTCTATCAGTTGAGTGCTGCTAAAGATAATATCATGAGTGCTGAAGCCCAGTTGAAAACAGCCAACCGGAATTTACAGCTGGCAGATATCTATTCACCTATCGATGGAACTGTGCTCAGCCGCAATGTAAGCGCAGGACAGACTGTGGTTTCAAGTCTGAATGCGCCTACGCTGTTCGTGATTGCCAGGGACCTCATGCGCATGCAGGTGCAGGCGGCGATAGATGAGGCGGATATTGGCAATGTGAAAAAAGGACAGAGAGTCACCTTCTCCGTTGATGCATATCCCGAAGATGAATTTGAAGGAGTAGTGAAAGAGATCAGGTTGCAACCGAGCATCTCATCCAATGTGGTTACTTATGTTACCATCATCGATGCACCGAATGACCAGTTGAAACTCAAGCCGGGTATGACTGCCAGCATTACCGTTTATACCAAGGAAGCCAATGACGCACTGCTGGTTTCCGCCAGGGCCATCAAGTTCACCCCGGACTCAAGCCTGCTGAAAGATTATAAGATCGAAGGGAAACCTGCTTCGCACAGAGGCGTTCGCAACAGACAGGAACCGGAAACGGATACCTCTGCCCTGCGAAAGGAGAGACCAAAAATGGACGAAGTTTCCGATACAACGGTAAAGGCTAAGCGCGCAATTGTATGGCTGAAGAACCATAACGTAATAACCAGGAGGGTGATACAGGTAGGACTTACGGATGATGCCAATGTACAGATATTGCAGGGGCTTACTACGCGGGATACAGTGATCACCGGCATTGTACAGCCCGGCACATTGCCTGCTGCCAATAACGAAGTGAGAAGTCCGTTCATGCCGGCCCGCAGGGGAGGAGGCAACAGATCCAGATAGCATAATATTCAATCATGCACTATGCCGAAGATCATTCTTGAAGTTACAGACCTGAAACGAGAATTCCGCATGGGATCGGAAGTGGTAAGGGCCTTGAAGGGCGTACACTTTACCGTGGAAGCGGGAGAGTTTGTTACCATCATGGGCAGCAGTGGATCGGGAAAGACCACCCTGCTGAATATACTCGGTTGTCTCGATAAGCCAACCAGTGGCTCCTATCTCCTGGATGGCGTTAGCGTGGGGGACCTCAGCAGAAATGAGCTGGCGCAATTGCGCAACAGGAAGATCGGTTTTGTGTTCCAGAGTTATAATCTGCTGGCCAGAACATCAGCCCTCGAAAACGTGGAGCTGCCACTATATTATAACAGTGAAGTGTCAGCGAAGGATCGTCACGAAAGATCGGTAAAGGCGCTGGAAGCTGTGAACCTGGGCAACAGGCTCCATCATCTTCCCAATCAATTGTCGGGTGGACAACAGCAGCGCGTGGCCATTGCACGCGCACTGGTAAATGATCCCGTGATGATCCTGGCGGATGAAGCTACGGGAAACCTGGACTCACGCACTTCTTATGAGATCATGGCATTGATGCAGGACCTGAATCAGCAGGGAAAGACCATCCTCTTTGTGACGCATGAGCCGGATATTGCCAGTTTCAGCAGTCGTACCGTGATGCTGAAAGATGGAAAAGTGATCAGGGATAGTAAAAACGAAAATATCAGATCGGCAAAGGAAGTGCTGGCAAGTCTTCCCGTTGCCGAAGATTATTAAACAGCCGCTATGAAATTTGTAAATCTCTTCAAGATCGCTATGAAGGCGCTGATCCGGAATAAAATGCGCGCCTTCCTCACCATGCTGGGTATTATCATTGGCGTAGCGGCTGTGATCACCATGGTAGCGATTGGGCAGGGCTCCAAACAAAGCATACAGGACCAGCTCTCCAGTATGGGATCGAATATGATCACCATCAGGCCGCAAAGTAACCAGACCGTTGGCGGAGGAGCCCGGCTGGATGCCAGCAGTGTGCAATCGCTCAAAGTGGAAGACGTAAACGCCATCGGCAAACAGGCGCAATATATTTCTGCATTGTCGCCGGCTGTACAGAGCCGCGGACAGGTGATCTATGCAGGCGCCAACTGGCCCACCACTATACAGGGAGTGTATCCGGATTATCTTGCCATCCGCGACTGGGACCTGAAAAGCGGTATTGAATTCTCAGGCGAAAATGAGAACAATGCAGCCAAGGTTTGCCTGCTTGGGCAAACGGTAGTTGACAATCTCTTCACTTCCGGTGAAGATCCGGTTGGTAAGATCGTACGCTTCAATAAGATCCCATTCAAAGTGATCGGCGTACTGGCTGAAAAGGGAGAGAATGCATTCGGACAGGACCAGGACGATATCATCATTGCGCCATTCTCCACCGTACAGAAGCGGATCCTCGCCATAACCTGGGTGCAGAATATCTATGCTTCTGCTATCGATGAATCCAGAACAGATGATGCTGTTGATGAGATCAGCTCTATCATCCGCACGCAGCACAAACTGAAAAAAGGAGACCAGGATGATTTCATGGTACGTACCCAGGCAGAGCTGATCAATACTTTCAGTTCTACAAGCCAGTTGCTGACCGTACTGCTCACGGCAATTGCGGGGATCTCGCTGGTAGTGGGTGGCATTGGTATCATGAACATCATGTATGTGTCTGTAACGGAGCGGACCAAAGAGATCGGATTGCGTATGTCCATCGGAGCGAGAGGCATCGATATCCTGCTGCAGTTCCTGGTGGAAGCTATCCTGATCAGTGTTACAGGAGGTATCATCGGCGTATTGCTGGGCATACTGGCGTCGCAACTCGTTACAACTTTTCTTAACTGGCCTACACTTGTTTCCCAATCGAGTATCATATTATCCTTTCTTGTTTGCGCCATCACCGGTGTCTTCTTCGGATATTACCCGGCGCAGAAGGCTTCCAGGCTGGATCCTATTGAGGCCCTGCGCTACGAGTAAATCTTTATTTCTGTTTTTTTGAATTTGATTTCCTGCGTTTCAGGAATGGAATGGTGCATTCCGGAAATCGATATGATTTCTGTAGCATGCTGCCGGGTAGTTTTACAGGTTCTCAAAAGAATTACCTGTAAAAAAATAGTTATGAAATGGAAATGCGATAACCGTCTTACAGTAATGGCATTGCTCTGGTGCTGCCTGTTTGTGAAAACAGCAGATGCACAGGTCCCAAGGGCCCTGTACAAACAAAAAGGCGAATACCTGCCGATGGCGAAGAATCTTCCATCTTATCAGGCTTTGAACAATGGCTTTTCTGCCGCGCAGATCAGGTTCCTCAATGATAATATGGCTGCGTTCATGGAGCTGATGCACAAAACTCCCTGCATCAATCCGCCACGTGGTTTTGAAGTGGGTACCTACGCGGGTATTTGTGGAGATGGAGCCTGCCACGAAAGCAAGGTGATGGCTGGCTCAGCCGGTTATATCATCAGGGAATGGACCATCACTGAAAACAATCCGGTTCCTGAGCGGGCAGCAGAAGGGCCCGGCATTAATGTGCTTTTCAATGATATCAGGTCTATGCTTAAACAGGGAGTGTACGATAGAACCGGCTTTGCGGAGCCCGCTGTGATCAAAACCATTGCAGGATGCCCCGTACTCGAAGGCGGGTTTGTAGTGATCACGAAAAATAAGAAACCACTATTCAAATATGTTTCAAATGAAACTGTACTGCTCGGTTTTATCAAAGATGAAGAGCAGGCTATAAAAACTGCGAAAGAACATTTTGCGAGAGGATCTTCTTACCAGCAATGGCTTAGAGATAAGCCTGGCATTTTAAAAGCAGTGAAAGAAGGATTGGATATTCTTTCCAGAACAAACCCGGCAGATGCAAAGCAGAAGTGGGAGAAGGCACAGGCTGATTATGCAAAAATGGAAGAGGAGATGAAGCAGCGCGAAGCTGTTGAACTGGCTGAGAACAAAAGTTACCTCTCAGCATTTGAGTCGAGATTACGGGAATACAAACAAAAGATGGCGGCTATGCCGCCGGAAGAAAGAAAGGCTCCCGGTTCACATACCAATGGTAAGAAGCTGGTAATCCCCAATCCGGATTTCTTCGATCCGATGCGCAAGGCAACAGACCTGCAGTTGGTGATCATTGATCTGTTTCGCTATGATCTGGATGATCGCCTGCCGCACCAGTTGATCCGTGAGATCAGGGAAACACTTGATATAGCTGCACTGGCGGCTTACATAAAATAAGAAGGAAAAATAGAAAGAGAAGAGCTGCCTTCATAGCGGCTCTTCTCTTTCTGGTGATGTCTGATTAATTCTTGACGAACCGAATGGTATGATGTCCTGCTTTCCCTTTTACCTGCAAAACATAAATACCTTTTTGTAATGATCCGAGTTGCAGCAATTGGTGGCTGCTATTGCTGTTGGCGATGGATTGCTGCCATACCGTTCTGCCAGCTGCATCGAACACAAGAAGATGTGTTGCTTCGAAAGAAGGTGGAAGCAGAAGTGTTGCGTTTTTATCTACCGGATTGGGCATCAGCACAGGCGCAGTATTCCTGTCAACAAACGGAATGGAGATAATGCCGGAGTAACTGAAATTTCCATTTTTATCGATTTGTTTCAAACGGAAATAATTTACGCCGGGTTGTAATCCATTCCAGGTGAATTCATACTTGCGGCTTGAGCTGCTGTTGCCGGCAGCTGCCACTTCTCCGATGCTTATGTATTCTCTTCCATCCCTGCTGTATTCCACAATAAATTTATCTGAATCGAATTCCTGCGCAGTGGCCCAGTTGATCAATGCGAGCTGCTGCCTGCGTTCACCACGTACATAGAGCCAGGTTACAGGCAATGAGGTTCCGTAATTGAAATTGACTGCCATGGTGAGGCTCCAGGGAAACGATCTGCTGCGCAGGTATAGCATATGCTGCCCTTCTGTGAGCCCGGCAATATCTGCATTCAAAGAAAGCTGGTTGATATCGGGCGCTCCTGTGAAGCTGATCGGTTGTCCATTACCGAAACCCGGATCGGTATCGAAGAAGTATTCCATTTCTGTAACCGGGCCTGCGGTAACGGCTGCAGGATAAGGCTTCGAAGCCGCGTTCTCGAAAATGCTGATATGCGTAAGGCTCCATTGGTTCAGACTGTTCCTGCTTCGGATCACCAGCCGGTGAATGCCGCCTGTCAAATTGGAAATCTCCACCGGGATGGTGAGATTGTTTTGATCTGTTGAAGCAGGCAAAGGGATCTTGATACCATTACCCATGCCCGGATCATTATCGATATAATATTCCATTTCTTCCAGGTTGGCAACAGAACTGGCATTGGGATAAGCGGGGATAACAACATTGTCGAACAACGCATAGGTGCAAAGCCCCCAGCCGCCTTCTGCATTGCGGGCGCGAATGTATAAGCGATGCCAGGACTTCGGGATAGCACTGATGTTTGCATCGAAATTGATGGAAGCGATATCTTTGCCTGGTGTTACCGGAATGGAAATACCGTTGCCGGGTCCCGGATCATTGTCGATAAAATATTCCAGGTAAACGATATTACCTCTGTCTGTGGCTAAAGGATAAGGAGTTTGTGCTGTTGCCGCCGAACAAATGATCCCTGCAGTCAGGCATAAGCCTGCAATTGTTTTCATGATCATAAGAATTGATTGAAGGATCAGTTATTGGACCTTGTACTAACGATAACGGGTAGTACAGATGAAGTGGAAGGTACCGATGCAGGAACGGTCAGTTCATAGATAGTGGGAATTGGAGGGATACCACTCAGCCTGTATGGATCAGGCGTTCCGTATGCGCCGCAATCAGGTGTGATGCCTTCGATAGGCTCTCCTGCGCCACGCGCCGGCGATGTTGCAGACAGCATATGCTTTCCGTCCCTTGAACTACCACCAACAAAAAGAGAACCGGCCGGAACCCCATTTACATTGCCATTGCCTGCCGGAAGATTATTGCCTGAGGATAAATTGTATTTGATAGTGCAGCTGGTAGGAGTGAAATTACTGCCCACGAAAATATTATTCGAAATATAAGCGTTACTGATAGTGAGGTGGGCATTGAAAAAGATATTATTCCTGTACAAACTGTTCATGCCCGCCATATAGCTTACAGAAGTTTCAAAAATACAATTGGTGACTTCAAGGTTTTCTGTTGGGTAGGTTGTAAACCTGTGACTATGAATAAAACATTTGTTGATGACCAGGTTGCTCATAATGCGGCCCGTTGTCCATTGCCCAATAGAAAGATAACATCTTTCGAACCTGATATTGTCTGTTCCTCCATGCATATTGGCTGTGAGATCCAGTCCCATGAAAACGGAACCACTGGCGAGTGAATCTACATACATTGTAATGGTGGCGGAATTGGGGTTTGCCTGTAAGCCAGCATTGCCGGTTGTTCCGGAGAGAAGGTAGCCCGGTCCGATAATGACCAGCCTCTTATATAGATTAAACCCGCTGTAGGCAGTGCTGCTGCCTTCGAGATAGATAGTGTCTCCCGCATTTACCTGCTGGTTGATGGCCGCCTCATTGAGTTGTGTGAAATCAGCCCGTACTCCAAAATTGTTGTTGACACGCCAAATCTTTGCCTGCGCTACTGTAGTAGTTAATAAAAGCGCTGCCATGCACGCGCACCTGAATGTAAACTTGCCTTTCATAACTAAATTTTTGAAAGGCAAAGCTAGACTGATGAAATAGCGGGAAATGATGGCTTCAACCGAACCGCAGGTTTGAGTGCCCGGATCGAAAATTTTTCTTGCCTGATACATTAGAAATACGGAAGAATCAGCCCTGTGGCTCCTGGCCGGACTTTTCCTGCGCATCGAGAAGCGGACGGGGATCGAATACTACCTTTAGATGACTGATCTTATCATTCTTGACCGTGTACCATCCGCAGCAAAAAATGATCTCGTCTTCTATCAGCAGATCATATAAAACACATACATCATTGCCTTCTACGAAGATGCGCCTGATATTGTATTCCAGCTGCATCTTCTCCATGTCTGTAAAATAGCTTTCGGCCCCATCCCTGGATCCCAGCACACCATCGAATTTCATATCAGGGTTGGCAAACTTCCTTGCCTCCTGGTAATCATGAGCATTCAGCGCCTGGAGCAATCCCAATACCACTTCACGCGGGTTATGTACAGTTGTAGTTTCCATAGCTGCTTTTGGAAGAATAAGAAAAAAAATTATGCCAGCAGCCAGCGAAACTCAGCGCCCACGTACAGTTGGGAAAACTAATCCCCGCATTGAGCGGGGATTGTTCTTAGTCTTTTATGAGGTGTTGCTGTATCAGCGGCTGCCAGATCTTGTAGCCGTTGGCATTCATGTGCAGATTGTCTTCGAGGAAAATATCTGTTCTTAAGCTGCCATCTGCATTGCGCATGGCGGTGAACACATCTATATAAGCAGTCTTCTTCTTCTTTTTAAGGAATTTTTTGATTTGCTTATTGCCATCCTTCATCCCATCCAGGAATTTCTCCCTGCGCGGGCTGGGCTTCATAGACACATATGCGATGGGCACATTGGGCATCCTGCTGCGGATCAACAGGAAAAGTTCCTTGAACTTGCCTGATATATATTCGCCTTTTACATTTGGACCCAGATCATTCTCTCCGCAATAGATCACGATCTGACGCGGATTGTATTTGAAGATCACATCTTCTGCATACTGGATCACATGCGGAAGTCCTGATCCGCCGAAGCCCCTGTTCACAATTGTATAACCGGGAAAATAATCTTTCACATCTTTCCACATACGGAAAGAACTGCTGCCGACAAACAAAATAGGATTGGCTGGCGGAGTAGAAATGGAATCCTGTTTTCTGAATTGCTGGATCTCATTGATAAATGGTTGGGCAAACGACTGTGCCGCTACAATCAGCAGCAGGCAAACAGACAAGAAGGTGTAACGGAGTTTTTTCATCATGGCATAAATATATTAAAGGATCAGCAGATCATGGAATTATATCATAAGAAGATAAAAAAGTACTATTCAAGCGTATCATTAAACTATACTTTTGAAAAGCTATAAACAGACTGCCATGTTTCGATCCCTGACGATTGCCATCTGCATGCTGATGCTGTATGCATCAGTGCCTGCCCAACAACCCTCCGATCCGTTGGCAACGCCTGCCACAAAACAGCTCTATACCGCAATTAAGCAAATCAGTAAACGATACACCATCTTTGGTCACCAGGATGCACTTGCCTACGGCGTTGGCTGGAGAGCGATACCTGGCCGATGTGATGTGAAGGAAGTAGTGAATGATCATCCCGGCGTGTATGGCTGGGATATCGCACATATTGAACTGGATTCGGCACGTGAAATTGATGGTGTGCTATTTTCTGATGTGAAACGATTCATTCGCGAAGGATATGAAAGAGGCGGTGTGATCACCATCAGCTGGCATGCCCGGAACCCGCTCTCAGCGGGCTCTGCATGGGACACTACACCCGGAACGGTGAAAGCCATCCTGCCCGGCGGTACCAGACATGAGCTTTATAAAAGCTGGCTGGATAAAGTAGCGGTATTCATGAATGATCTGAAAGACAGTAAAGGCGAATACATTCCCATTCTCTTCCGTCCCTTTCATGAACTCACCGGTAACTGGTTCTGGTGGTGCAGGAACGTATGTACAATTGATGAGTTCAAACAGCTCTGGCAGTTCACTGTGCATTATCTGCGTGATAAAAAACAATTACATCATTTGTTGTACGTGTACAATACCGCCGGATTTGAAAATGAGCTGCAATTCATGGAACGATATCCCGGTGATGAACTGGTGGACCTGATCAGCTTCGATAATTACCAATACAAAACCGATCCTGCAAGCAGGCAGCAATTCATTCAGCATATGCGCAGCATGAGTGAGACCATCTGCCGGATCGCAGCATCAAAGAATAAGATTGCAGCCATCGCGGAAACCGGACTGGAAGCCATTCCTGACCCATATTGGTGGACGGCCGTGGTGTGGCCCATCGTGAAAGAACTGCAAATCGCATATGTATTGGTGTGGCGTAACCATGGTTTTGATCAGCACAACAAAAAAATGCATTACTATGCACCTTATCCCGGACAGACATCTGCTGAGGATTTTAAAGTATTTTACAACAACCCGCATATTCTTTTTGAATCGAAACTGAAACAAGAACTGCAACGCCCTTAACCTGAACTATGAAACTGCAATTGGTAGATATCAGCATCGTAGTAAGTTACCTGGTGATGATGGTGCTCATCGGCTGGTTCCTTCGCAAGAAAGCACGTCAAAACAAAGAAAGTTACCTGCTGGGTGGAAAGAAGCTTCCCTGGTACATGCTCGGGCTCAGCGATGCTTCTGATATGTTCGATATCAGTGGCACCATGTGGATGGTGGCCCTTTGTTTCGTATACGGATTGAAAAGTATCTGGATCCCCTGGCTATGGCCTGTGTTCAACCAGGTATTCAATATGATGTATCTCGCCAAATGGTTGCGGCGCTCCAATGCCAATACCGGCGCGGAATGGCTGGCCACGCGCTTCGGGCTTTCAGGAACAGGCGTAGGCGCTTCGCATATCATTGTGGTGGCATTCGCGCTGATCGGTTGCCTCGGTTTCCTCGCATATGGTTTCGTGGGGCTCGGTAAATTCATGGAGATCTTCGTTCCCTGGCATATCGTTTCGCCGTATGTTCCCTTCGATGTGGCGCCGGAGTATGTGGCGCATTTCTACGGGATCGTTTTTACACTTTTCGCGATGTTCTATTCTATTCTCGGTGGTATGCATAGTATCGTGCTGGGGGATATGATCAAATACATCATCCTCGGAACGGGTTGCATCGCAGTGGGTATCATTGCGGTTACGCATCTGCGTGGTAATACCCTGAATGTGCCGGCAGGGTGGAACAATCCATTCTTTGGTGTTGATCTGGGCCTCGACTGGAAAGGAATCATAGACGATGCCAATAAAAAGATAAAAGATGATGGCTTCGGATTGTTTTCCATTTTTTTCATGATGATGCTATTCAAGGGAGTGCTGGCCAGTCTTGCAGGCCCGGCGCCCAACTACGATATGCAGAAGGTGCTCAGCACGAGATCACCAAAAGAAGCATCGAAGATGACAGGATTCGTGTCCATAATTCTATTGCCTGTACGATACACACTGATCATCGGTCTCACTGTGCTGGCCTTATTGTATTATGATCAACTGAACTTGTCCGATGGCGCCGGTGGTACAGACTTCGAACGGATCTTGCCGGGTGCAGTGAATAATTTCCTGCCGGTTGGTATCATGGGCATCATGCTTACCGGTTTGTTAGGCGCATTCATGGGAACTTTCTCTGGTACACTGAATGCAGCGCAGGCATACATCGTGAATGATATCTACCTGAAATATGTGAACCCCAACGCGGGTACGAAGAAGGTGATCCTCATCAATTATTTCGTGGGAGTGGTGGTAGTGGCCACAGGTATCGTGCTTGGTTTCTTTGCGAAGGATGTGAACTCCATTCTGCAATGGATCGTAGGCGCACTCTATGGAGGATACATTGCAGCGAACATGTTGAAGTGGTATTGGTGGCGATTCAATGCCAATGGATTTTTCTGGGGCATGATCAGTGGTATTGCAGCTGCGCTGGTATTCCCATTCATCTTTACCGGCATTAGTCTTTATAGCTGGCCTTTATTATTCCTCATCTCTCTTGCGGGTTGTATCATTGGTACTTATACTGCTCCGCCAACCGATCTGGAAGTCTTAAAATCTTTTTATCGTACTGTAAAGCCCTGGGGATTTTGGGGCTGGATACATAGCCGTGTAGTGGCTGAAGATCCAACATTCCAACCCAACAGAAGATTCAAACTGGATATGTTCAACGTGGCGCTCGGTATTACAGCTCAGTGCTGCCTGACCCTTTTACCGATGTATCTTGTACTCTGGATGGAATTGCCGCTGCTCATCACTATTGCCATCCTGGTGGTGATTGCCATTATCCTCAAAAGGACCTGGTGGAATAAACTGGAAGATTAAACAACAGCATCATGCTCAGTCTGGCTCAGTTCAAAGAAGAAGTAACAAAGGAATTGTACAGTATCCTGGACTACTGGATGCTCCATGTGGTGGACCATCAGCAAGGTGGATTTTATGGAAAAATAGACCACGATGATACCGTTTTTCCCGAAGCATTAAAAGGTTCCGTGCTCAACAGTCGCATATGCTGGAGCTTTGCTGCTGCTTACAATCAAACCCAAAAAACTCAATACCTCCGCATTGCCGAAAGAGCGTATGAAT
This portion of the Pseudobacter ginsenosidimutans genome encodes:
- a CDS encoding TolC family protein; its protein translation is MRKPIPGIAFSTIFVLLFYSVTSAQDSLSRPELKWDLATCLNYAARNNIQVRTLEQSRLSSEQNLLLSKAARYPNLNGTMSQTIVNSKSTDPVVGGFQTQANFSSNYSLNSSVTLYNGGYLKNDIKQKDLQVQMSDLDIQTALNDVTIQITQAYLNILLARENIVYLEDLLTTSQAQLTQGKQRYDAGSISRKDYIQFEGLVATDQFNLVTARNAYRQNIITLKQLLQLNSSVNFDVVVPDTLYMNPVITPLPDAAARALSIRPEVMADSLNIMAAELELEKSKAGRRPLISLSGALSTGYSDNRDEAYFPQLNNNFFQRAGLSMSIPIFQNRINKTNIELSKIQIEQAKLTLLGTKTTLDQAVEQAYIALLNARNQYSVAELQLRVSQQTLDITNEQLKLGAVNMVDLLTQKNLYVQALQNYIQARYSAILNHKVYDFYTGVPVSL
- a CDS encoding glycoside hydrolase family 26 protein, producing the protein MFRSLTIAICMLMLYASVPAQQPSDPLATPATKQLYTAIKQISKRYTIFGHQDALAYGVGWRAIPGRCDVKEVVNDHPGVYGWDIAHIELDSAREIDGVLFSDVKRFIREGYERGGVITISWHARNPLSAGSAWDTTPGTVKAILPGGTRHELYKSWLDKVAVFMNDLKDSKGEYIPILFRPFHELTGNWFWWCRNVCTIDEFKQLWQFTVHYLRDKKQLHHLLYVYNTAGFENELQFMERYPGDELVDLISFDNYQYKTDPASRQQFIQHMRSMSETICRIAASKNKIAAIAETGLEAIPDPYWWTAVVWPIVKELQIAYVLVWRNHGFDQHNKKMHYYAPYPGQTSAEDFKVFYNNPHILFESKLKQELQRP
- a CDS encoding nuclear transport factor 2 family protein — encoded protein: METTTVHNPREVVLGLLQALNAHDYQEARKFANPDMKFDGVLGSRDGAESYFTDMEKMQLEYNIRRIFVEGNDVCVLYDLLIEDEIIFCCGWYTVKNDKISHLKVVFDPRPLLDAQEKSGQEPQG
- a CDS encoding GDSL-type esterase/lipase family protein, with protein sequence MMKKLRYTFLSVCLLLIVAAQSFAQPFINEIQQFRKQDSISTPPANPILFVGSSSFRMWKDVKDYFPGYTIVNRGFGGSGLPHVIQYAEDVIFKYNPRQIVIYCGENDLGPNVKGEYISGKFKELFLLIRSRMPNVPIAYVSMKPSPRREKFLDGMKDGNKQIKKFLKKKKKTAYIDVFTAMRNADGSLRTDIFLEDNLHMNANGYKIWQPLIQQHLIKD
- a CDS encoding ABC transporter ATP-binding protein encodes the protein MPKIILEVTDLKREFRMGSEVVRALKGVHFTVEAGEFVTIMGSSGSGKTTLLNILGCLDKPTSGSYLLDGVSVGDLSRNELAQLRNRKIGFVFQSYNLLARTSALENVELPLYYNSEVSAKDRHERSVKALEAVNLGNRLHHLPNQLSGGQQQRVAIARALVNDPVMILADEATGNLDSRTSYEIMALMQDLNQQGKTILFVTHEPDIASFSSRTVMLKDGKVIRDSKNENIRSAKEVLASLPVAEDY
- a CDS encoding ABC transporter permease — protein: MKFVNLFKIAMKALIRNKMRAFLTMLGIIIGVAAVITMVAIGQGSKQSIQDQLSSMGSNMITIRPQSNQTVGGGARLDASSVQSLKVEDVNAIGKQAQYISALSPAVQSRGQVIYAGANWPTTIQGVYPDYLAIRDWDLKSGIEFSGENENNAAKVCLLGQTVVDNLFTSGEDPVGKIVRFNKIPFKVIGVLAEKGENAFGQDQDDIIIAPFSTVQKRILAITWVQNIYASAIDESRTDDAVDEISSIIRTQHKLKKGDQDDFMVRTQAELINTFSSTSQLLTVLLTAIAGISLVVGGIGIMNIMYVSVTERTKEIGLRMSIGARGIDILLQFLVEAILISVTGGIIGVLLGILASQLVTTFLNWPTLVSQSSIILSFLVCAITGVFFGYYPAQKASRLDPIEALRYE
- a CDS encoding efflux RND transporter periplasmic adaptor subunit — translated: MKKWKWLIILLVLALVAGAVWFWKFRKKEEKLMLETELPQYGTVAISITATGTIQPVDTVSVGTQVSGTIAQVYADFNSAVKKGQLLAQLDKILLQAQVQQFSGSLQQAKSNLVYQQSNYNRQKQLLDVGAISRAEYETALYQLSAAKDNIMSAEAQLKTANRNLQLADIYSPIDGTVLSRNVSAGQTVVSSLNAPTLFVIARDLMRMQVQAAIDEADIGNVKKGQRVTFSVDAYPEDEFEGVVKEIRLQPSISSNVVTYVTIIDAPNDQLKLKPGMTASITVYTKEANDALLVSARAIKFTPDSSLLKDYKIEGKPASHRGVRNRQEPETDTSALRKERPKMDEVSDTTVKAKRAIVWLKNHNVITRRVIQVGLTDDANVQILQGLTTRDTVITGIVQPGTLPAANNEVRSPFMPARRGGGNRSR
- a CDS encoding T9SS type A sorting domain-containing protein, whose protein sequence is MIMKTIAGLCLTAGIICSAATAQTPYPLATDRGNIVYLEYFIDNDPGPGNGISIPVTPGKDIASINFDANISAIPKSWHRLYIRARNAEGGWGLCTYALFDNVVIPAYPNASSVANLEEMEYYIDNDPGMGNGIKIPLPASTDQNNLTIPVEISNLTGGIHRLVIRSRNSLNQWSLTHISIFENAASKPYPAAVTAGPVTEMEYFFDTDPGFGNGQPISFTGAPDINQLSLNADIAGLTEGQHMLYLRSRSFPWSLTMAVNFNYGTSLPVTWLYVRGERRQQLALINWATAQEFDSDKFIVEYSRDGREYISIGEVAAAGNSSSSRKYEFTWNGLQPGVNYFRLKQIDKNGNFSYSGIISIPFVDRNTAPVLMPNPVDKNATLLLPPSFEATHLLVFDAAGRTVWQQSIANSNSSHQLLQLGSLQKGIYVLQVKGKAGHHTIRFVKN